Genomic segment of Pararhodobacter zhoushanensis:
GCCGTGGAAACGGGCACGCCACAGCCGCTCGCCGGGATGGGGAGCGGACTGTGCATGTGTGACCCTGCGCCGGCGTCTGCTTGCGTGCTGCTCGAGAATTATTAATAAATATAAGCAGTTATGCGGCTTTCCTGTGACGGAAGGGCCGATTTTCGCTGTCAGCACGGTCGTCGCGCTGCGCCGTTTAATTATCAACGTCAAAGGTGCAATAAAGATATTGCTTAGGGGTGTTGGCTGTGTTTGCATACACGTGGAGAGACGGTGCAGGGGTGGCAACGGGGCGGATACGTCGGCCCATAGCCCGAACGATTTTGCGCCGGAAGCGTGGGCGAGAGCCCGCACGGGAGGTAACGGATGTCCGTAACTGAGGCGCAGCGGCCTGAGGTCGCGACCGGCATGTCAGCCGGCGCTGGTGCGCTGTTGAGCGTCGACGGTCTGAAGCTGGATTTGCGCGATGAAAGCGGCTGGGTCCGCGTGCTTGACGACGTGTCCTTTCAGATACGCCCGCGCGAAACGCTGGGCGTTGTCGGTGAAAGCGGCTGCGGCAAGTCGATGACCGCGCTGTCGATCATGCAGCTTTTGCCGCCGCGCTATGCGCGCACCGAAGGGCGCATCCAGTTCGGCGACCGCGACCTGCTGACCCTGTCGCGCCGCCAGATGAGCCGCATCCGGGGTCGCAACATCTCGATGATCTTTCAGGAACCGATGAGCGCGCTGGACCCGGTGTTCACCGTCGGCGCGCAGATCATCGAAACCGTGCTCTGCCATTTCAAGGTATCGCGCCGCGAGGCTGAAGAGCGCGCAATCGACGCGCTCGACAGTGTCGGCATCGCCGCACCGCGCGAAATCGCGCAGCTTTACCCGATGAGCCTGTCGGGCGGCATGCGCCAGCGGGTGATGATCGCCATGGCGCTGGTGTGCGAGCCGGAATTGCTGATCGCGGATGAGCCGACCACCGCGCTGGATGTGACCATTCAGGCGCAGATCATGGATCTGCTGCTCAAGCTGTCCCAGCAAAAGGGCACGGCGATCATGTTCATCACGCATAATCTGGCGCTGGTGTCGCAAAACTGCGACCGGATGATCACCATGTATGGCGGTCAGGTGATCGAGGGCGGGCCTGTCGCCGATGTTCTCGCCACCCCGCGCCATCCCTACACCACCGGCCTGCTGCATTCCGTCCCCGAGGCCGGGCGCGCGCGCGGCACGCTGAACGCCATTCCGGGCCGCGTGCCGTCCCTGCGCGCCATGCCGCCGGGCTGCCGGTTCGAGCCGCGGTGCCCGCATTCGGCGCCCGTCTGCCGTCAGCCGGTCGGCATCGCGCAAACCGGCGACCGCCAGATCCGCTGCCATCGCTGGCAAGAGCTGACCCAGCAGCAGGCCGTCTCGCTATGACCACGCAACGCCCTAACGCCGTCGACGTTCAGGACATGACCGTCACCTTTGGCCGCAGCCGCACGCTGGTGCGGGCTGTGGACGGGGTGTCGTTCACCGTCGCGCCCGGTGAGATCTTTGGCATCATTGGCGAATCCGGTTCGGGCAAGTCCACGCTGGGCCGGGCCGCTGTCGGCATGATCACGCCCTCGGGCGGTGAGGTGCGCCACAGTGGCGTCGATCCCTTCGCGCTGAGCCGCAAGGCGCTGAACGTCCACCGGCGCAAATATCAGATCATCGCGCAGGATCCCAACGCGGCGTTCAACCCGCGTATGACGATCCTCGAAAGCGTCATGGAGCCGATGTACATTGCCGGCATCGGCAACCGGGCCGAGCGGCGCGCGCGCGCGCTGGCGATGCTCGACACCGTCGCGCTGTCGCCCGAACTGAGCAACCGTTACCCGCATGAGCTGTCTGGCGGCCAGAAGCAGCGCGCCAATATCGCGCGGGCGCTGGTGCTGGACCCTGAAGTGCTGGTCTGCGACGAGGTGGTCGCGGCGCTGGATGTGTCGATTCAGGCGGACATGCTGAACCTGTTCTGGAAACTGCAGCAGGACTTCAACCTGACCTATCTGTTCATCAGCCACGATCTGAACGTCGCCAGCCACATCAGCGACCGCGTCGCGGTGATGTATTTCGGCAAGATCATGGAAATCGGCCCGGCCGAGGCGGTGATGAACCGCCCGCTGCATCCTTATTCCGAGGCGCTGCGCTCGGCTGAACCCGAGATCATCGCCGATCAGGCCAAGGCCCGCGAGCGGATCATCCTGCAAGGCGAGATCCCCAGCGCGCTGAACCCGCCCTCGGGCTGCCGGTTCCATACCCGATGCCCGCGCGCGGCCGACCGGTGCTCGACCGATGAACCCGTCCAGCGTGAACTGGTGCCGGGCCGGTTTGTCGCCTGCCATTTTGCCGAAGAGATGCTGGCACGTTTCGCGGAGGGAGGTGCAGCGATGCGCCGCGAGACCGTCAGCTGAAGTCAACACGTCGCGGCGCGTCATGGCCGCAAACAGGGAGAGAGAACCATGCATAAAGTGATCTTCGATACCAGCCTTCGCCCGACCCGCCGGTCCATCCTGATGGGGGCTGCTGCCGCTGCCGGGGCAGGAATGATGCTGCCGGGCGGTGCCTTCGCGCAGGAGGCGACGCCGCAACGCGGTGGCACGCTGCGGGTTTCGATGCCGTATAACCCGGCCTCGCTGGACCCGATCACCGGTCGCAACCTGCCCGATTTCAACACGCTCTACGCGCTCTATGACGCGCTGATCGGTTTTGACGACGAGACGCTCGAATTGCAGCCGATGCTGGCGAAAAGCTGGGATTGGGCGGATCCGAGCACGCTGGTTCTGGAACTTCAGGACGGTGTGATGTTCCATGACGATACGCCCTTCAACGCCGAGGCGGTTGTGTTCAACCTGCGTCGCGGGCTGGACTATGCACGCTCGAACGTGAAATCCGACCTCGCCGGTGTTCAGGCGATCGAGGCAACCGGCCCGCTTCAGGTCACGATCCGTCTTGAGGCACCCAACGCCGCGCTGCCCGCCATCCTGTCGAACCGCGCGGGCTGCATGGTGTCGCCAGCGTCCGTTCAGGCAGCCGAAGACGGCAATATCGACCGGGCGCCGGTCGGTGCCGGACCGTTCCGTTTCATCGAATGGCGCGACAATGACCTGATCCGTCTTGAGCGCAACGAGAGCTATTGGCAGGGACCGGAACTGCCGTATCTCGACGCGCTGGAGCTGCGCATCATCAACGAGCTGAACACGGCGGCGCGTACCGTCACCTCGGGTCAGGCTGATGTCGCGCTGCAACTGGCTGCCCAGCAGATCATGGTCGCGCGCCGCAGCGACAACATCATCGCCACGGCGACCACGTCGATGACCTATTACACCGCCTTCTTCAACTATGCCCGGGGCCCGCTGGCGGATCTGAAAGTCCGTCAGGCGATGAACTACGCGCTGAACCGTGCCGATCTGCAGCAAGTGCTGCTGATGGGGCTGGGCGAGGCGACCTGTTCGGTCTTCCCGCGCGAATTCTGGGCATCGGGCCCCGATGCTGCGGACTATTACCCCTACGACCCCGAGCGCGCGCGCGCCCTGTTGGCCGAGGCGGGCTATCCCGACGGCGTCGATATCGCCACGCTGTCCTGGCCCGATCAGGCGGCGATGCAACGCACCGAGATCATCGGCAACCAGCTTGCGCAGGTCGGTATCCGGCTGAACGTCACGCCGGTGCAGCCCGCGCAGGCGATTCAGGTCTTCATGATCGAAGAGCAGGGCGACATGTTGCTCTCGCCGACTGGCGGCAACCCGGATCCGTCCCTTGCCTTCGACCGGCAATTCTCGGCCACCGCGTTGCGCAACGCGGGCAAGATCGAGCTTGACGGTTACCGCGAGCTGCTTGAAGCGACGATGTCCACCTATGACTTCGACGAGCGCCAGCAGAAGCTGTTCGAACTCGAAATGTTCGTCGTCGAAAATGCCCTGCATCTGCCGCAGTACATGTCGGCGGGGATGTCGATCCAGACTCCGCAGGTGAAGGACTTCACCTTCGGCATTCTGGCGGCACCGCGGTTCCACACTGTCTGGCTCGATCAGGCCTGAGCACGGCAGTAGGGGAGGGACGCCATGCATGGCGTAGGCAAAATGGTACTGCGGCGGCTGGCTCAGCTGATCCCGGTGATGATCATCGCGACCTTCGTGGTGTTCGCGCTGGTGTTTCTGATGCCGGGCGATCCTGCAGTCACGCTGGCTGGCGAGTTCGCAACCGAGGCGCGGATCAACGAGATCCGCGCGCTCTACGGCTTCGATCAGCCGTTCTGGGTGCAATACGGGCACTGGCTGTGGAACGCGCTGCAGTTCGATTTCGGCCGTTCGCTGTTTTCGAATGAAGAGGTCAGCCGCCTGATCAGCATGCGCCTTCCCCACACCTTGCTGTTGGTTTTCTATGCGCTGTTTCTGGGTGCGATTACCGGGATCCCCTTGGGGATCCTGGCCGCGACCCGGCAGGGCACGCGGCTGGACAAGGCGATCACCAGCCTCGCGTCGCTGGGCGTCGCGGTGCCGAACTTCTGGCTCGGTATCATCCTTGTTTCCGCTCTGGCCCTAGACTGGAGACTGTTTCCGGCAACCGGGGCGGTTTCGATCTTTGAAGATCCGCTGGGCGCGCTCTATTACGCCACGCTTCCGGCGCTGGCGCTGTCGACCAACGTCACGGCAGTGCTGACCCGGCAGGTACGCTCGGCCCTGCTCGAGGTGCTCAGCTCGCAGTTCATCCGCACGCTGCGCGCCAAGGGGCTCAGACCGGCGGCGGTGCTCTGGCGGCATGGTTTGCGCAACGTGGCGGCGACCATGCTGACCATCGCCGGGTTGCAGTTCAACCTGCTGTTCTCGTCGGCGGTGATCGTGGAATCGGTGTTTGCCGTGCCCGGCGTCGGTTCGCTGATCAGCTATTCCGCCCTGAACAAGGACTTCCCCGTCGTGCAGGGCGTGGCGCTGGTGCTGGTGGTGCTGGTGATCTTCGTCAACCTGCTGGTGGATGTTCTCAATTCGATCCTCGATCCCAGAGTGGCGGCTTCGACATGACAGATGCAACGGTAACGACCCCCGTACCGGCAGGTCCGGCGCGGTTCTCGGTCTGGCGCTGGATGCGCAGTGACATGCGTGCGGCGCTTGCGTTGACCTATCTCATCATTCTGGTGTTGGGGGCTGTGCTGGCGCCGTTTCTGGCGCCCTATTCGCCGACCGAGCAGAACATCATGAACATGCTCGCCGACCCGTCGGGTGAGCACTGGCTGGGCACCGACGATCTGGGCCGCGATACGCTGTCGCGGCTGATGTATGGCGCGGGCAATGCGCTCTATGCCAGCGGGCTGGCGGTGGGGATCGCCGTGTTGATCGGCGTGCCGGTGGGTGTGTTCATCGGCTTTGTCGGCGGCTGGATCGACGAGGCGGTCAGCCGGGTGATCGACGCCATTCTGGCCTTTCCGCCGATCGTGCTGGCCGTGGCCATCACCGGCGCGTTGGGCATCGGGCTGACCAACGCCATGCTCGCCGTCGGCTTCGCCTTTGCCCCGTATCTGGCGCGCACGATGCGGGCGCAGACGCTGGTGGTCAAAAACGCGCTTTATGTCGATGCGGCGGTTGGGTTCGGGGCCTCGCGGTTCCACCTGATCCGCAAGCACATCCTGCCCAACGCGATCCAGCCGGTTATCGTCGAGGTGACGCTGCTGCTGGCCGTGGCGCTGCTGGCCGAGGCGGGGCTGAGCTTTCTGTCGCTCGGCGTTCAGGCACCCGAGGCCAGCTGGGGCGGCATGCTGGCGCGGGCGTATTCCTATATCGAAATCGCCCCGACCCAGATGTACGCGCCGGGCTTTGCCATCCTCTTCACCGCGCTGGCCTTTAACGCACTGGGCGAGTCGATCCGCGTCTTGCTGGACCCGACGGTCAAGAAGATCTGATCGCGCGCCACGGCACCGGCCCCTGGCACCGGCCCCCGGCAGCGCCCGCGAACGCGGCCTGTCGGGGGCTTGCGTGGGTCTTGTGCGGCCCAGTTGGGTGACAGACACGGCGGGCTGATGATCCGGCTATCGGCGCGCGACAGGCTGCAAATCTTCGCCAAGTCAGCCTCGCTGCGGGTGAAATCGAAGGTGTCGATAGTCTCGGCAACCCGCGCGGGCGTCGCGGTCGTCGACGGCGTGATGAACCCTTGGTGCGCCTGACAATCGCGCGCGTGGCAGGCTGGGGTCAGCCGATCTTCAGCGCGGCGATGCGCCCGCCGTCCAGCGCGAAGGTGAAGGTCAGGACCGCCGGGCTGCCGGGAAAGTCGCCAGTGACCCGCGCTTGCACCACGGCTTCGCCGTCACCCTCGCGCAATGAGAGGGGCTCGGCGTGGTGGCGGTACTTGGCCTTTGCGGCCAGC
This window contains:
- a CDS encoding ABC transporter permease, whose protein sequence is MTDATVTTPVPAGPARFSVWRWMRSDMRAALALTYLIILVLGAVLAPFLAPYSPTEQNIMNMLADPSGEHWLGTDDLGRDTLSRLMYGAGNALYASGLAVGIAVLIGVPVGVFIGFVGGWIDEAVSRVIDAILAFPPIVLAVAITGALGIGLTNAMLAVGFAFAPYLARTMRAQTLVVKNALYVDAAVGFGASRFHLIRKHILPNAIQPVIVEVTLLLAVALLAEAGLSFLSLGVQAPEASWGGMLARAYSYIEIAPTQMYAPGFAILFTALAFNALGESIRVLLDPTVKKI
- a CDS encoding nuclear transport factor 2 family protein — encoded protein: MQLSASIQTYFTAQPPHDGAAFAAAFTTEALVHDEGNQHRGPEEIRRWWLAAKAKYRHHAEPLSLREGDGEAVVQARVTGDFPGSPAVLTFTFALDGGRIAALKIG
- a CDS encoding ABC transporter ATP-binding protein, translating into MSVTEAQRPEVATGMSAGAGALLSVDGLKLDLRDESGWVRVLDDVSFQIRPRETLGVVGESGCGKSMTALSIMQLLPPRYARTEGRIQFGDRDLLTLSRRQMSRIRGRNISMIFQEPMSALDPVFTVGAQIIETVLCHFKVSRREAEERAIDALDSVGIAAPREIAQLYPMSLSGGMRQRVMIAMALVCEPELLIADEPTTALDVTIQAQIMDLLLKLSQQKGTAIMFITHNLALVSQNCDRMITMYGGQVIEGGPVADVLATPRHPYTTGLLHSVPEAGRARGTLNAIPGRVPSLRAMPPGCRFEPRCPHSAPVCRQPVGIAQTGDRQIRCHRWQELTQQQAVSL
- a CDS encoding ABC transporter substrate-binding protein; its protein translation is MHKVIFDTSLRPTRRSILMGAAAAAGAGMMLPGGAFAQEATPQRGGTLRVSMPYNPASLDPITGRNLPDFNTLYALYDALIGFDDETLELQPMLAKSWDWADPSTLVLELQDGVMFHDDTPFNAEAVVFNLRRGLDYARSNVKSDLAGVQAIEATGPLQVTIRLEAPNAALPAILSNRAGCMVSPASVQAAEDGNIDRAPVGAGPFRFIEWRDNDLIRLERNESYWQGPELPYLDALELRIINELNTAARTVTSGQADVALQLAAQQIMVARRSDNIIATATTSMTYYTAFFNYARGPLADLKVRQAMNYALNRADLQQVLLMGLGEATCSVFPREFWASGPDAADYYPYDPERARALLAEAGYPDGVDIATLSWPDQAAMQRTEIIGNQLAQVGIRLNVTPVQPAQAIQVFMIEEQGDMLLSPTGGNPDPSLAFDRQFSATALRNAGKIELDGYRELLEATMSTYDFDERQQKLFELEMFVVENALHLPQYMSAGMSIQTPQVKDFTFGILAAPRFHTVWLDQA
- a CDS encoding ABC transporter ATP-binding protein, producing the protein MTTQRPNAVDVQDMTVTFGRSRTLVRAVDGVSFTVAPGEIFGIIGESGSGKSTLGRAAVGMITPSGGEVRHSGVDPFALSRKALNVHRRKYQIIAQDPNAAFNPRMTILESVMEPMYIAGIGNRAERRARALAMLDTVALSPELSNRYPHELSGGQKQRANIARALVLDPEVLVCDEVVAALDVSIQADMLNLFWKLQQDFNLTYLFISHDLNVASHISDRVAVMYFGKIMEIGPAEAVMNRPLHPYSEALRSAEPEIIADQAKARERIILQGEIPSALNPPSGCRFHTRCPRAADRCSTDEPVQRELVPGRFVACHFAEEMLARFAEGGAAMRRETVS
- a CDS encoding ABC transporter permease, which produces MHGVGKMVLRRLAQLIPVMIIATFVVFALVFLMPGDPAVTLAGEFATEARINEIRALYGFDQPFWVQYGHWLWNALQFDFGRSLFSNEEVSRLISMRLPHTLLLVFYALFLGAITGIPLGILAATRQGTRLDKAITSLASLGVAVPNFWLGIILVSALALDWRLFPATGAVSIFEDPLGALYYATLPALALSTNVTAVLTRQVRSALLEVLSSQFIRTLRAKGLRPAAVLWRHGLRNVAATMLTIAGLQFNLLFSSAVIVESVFAVPGVGSLISYSALNKDFPVVQGVALVLVVLVIFVNLLVDVLNSILDPRVAAST